Proteins encoded by one window of Muntiacus reevesi chromosome 6, mMunRee1.1, whole genome shotgun sequence:
- the PON1 gene encoding serum paraoxonase/arylesterase 1 — protein sequence MAKLLVLTLLGLGLAFFKDHRSSYLARMNASREVKSVELPNCKLIKGIETGAEDLEILHNGLAFISTGLRYPGIKSFEPDKPGKILLMDLNEEDPTVLELKMTGSNFDASSFNPHGISTFTDEDNTVYLLVVSHPDFKSTVELFKFQEEEKSLLHLKTIKHELLPNLNDLVAVGREHFYATNDHYFVDHYMRSWELYLGLAWSNVVYYSPDDVRVVASGFDFANGISMSPDSKYVYIAELLAHKIHVYEKHANWTLTPLKSLDCNTLVDNISVDPVTGDLWVGCHPNGMKIFSYDPENPPGSEVLQIQNILTEEPKVTVVYAEDGKVLHGSTVASVHKGKMLVGTVFHKALYCEL from the exons agcAAGAATGAACGCTTCCCGAGAAGTAAAATCGGTAGAACTTCCTAACTGTAAATTAATAAAAGGAATAG AAACTGGCGCTGAAGACTTGGAGATACTTCATAATGGACTTGCTTTCATTAGCACC GGATTACGATATCCTGGAATAAAAAGCTTTGAACCTGATAAGCCTGGAAAAATACTTCTGATGGACCTGAACGAAGAGGATCCTACAGTGTTGGAATTGAAGATGACTGGAAGTAACTTTGATGCATCTTCATTTAACCCTCATGGCATTAGCACATTCACAGATGAAG ATAATACTGTGTACCTGCTAGTGGTGAGCCATCCAGATTTTAAGTCCACGGTTGAGTTGTTTAAAtttcaagaagaagaaaagtcacTTTTGCATCTGAAAACCATCAAACATGAACTTCTGCCTAA TTTGAATGACCTTGTCGCTGTGGGCCGTGAACACTTCTATGCCACCAATGATCACTATTTTGTTGACCACTACATGAGATCCTGGGAATTATATTTGGGTCTAGCATGGTCAAACGTTGTTTACTACAGTCCAGATGACGTTCGAGTGGTGGCCAGTGGATTTGATTTTGCTAATGGAATCAGCATGTCACCTGACAGCAA GTATGTCTATATAGCTGAATTGCTGGCTCATAAGATTCATGTGTATGAAAAGCATGCTAATTGGACTTTAACTCCATTGAAG TCTCTGGACTGTAACACGCTCGTGGATAACATATCCGTGGATCCTGTGACAGGGGACCTTTGGGTTGGCTGCCACCCCAACGGCATGAAAATCTTCTCCTATGACCCGGAGAATCCTCCTGGATCAGAG GTACTGCAAATCCAGAACATTTTAACAGAAGAACCCAAGGTTACAGTGGTTTATGCCGAGGATGGTAAAGTGTTACATGGAAGTACGGTGGCTTCTGTGCACAAGGGGAAGATGCTGGTTGGAACTGTGTTCCACAAAGCTCTTTACTGTGAGCTCTGA